The proteins below come from a single Gossypium raimondii isolate GPD5lz chromosome 2, ASM2569854v1, whole genome shotgun sequence genomic window:
- the LOC105788888 gene encoding uncharacterized protein LOC105788888 isoform X1 produces MEELGYLWNYQENLDELKLKLQYSSIQLESVKMEANEQIRKYKEEQKLMVNLLNLAYQERDEARDQLQKLLNKFMPCPPPQPETPLMVAAKTNSSITESNSLSHGSPPVDSFFDAVTSPDFPTIKMPADSTGMGLLNNQPFVQNGCGFVPSMVSPKPDGETAVIDKLAKGKTLPEKGKLLQAVMEARPLLQTLLLAGPLPQWRNPPPSNTFKIPPVSLNVCDSKPVVAPKRVNSSQYLEMSRGTRQMCSTAMLSFASSGAGAGVNNQITVTKRQRFQ; encoded by the exons ATGGAAGAATTGGGTTACTTGTGGAATTATCAAGAG AATCTTGATGAACTGAAACTGAAGCTGCAATACAGTTCAATTCAGCTAGAGTCTGTGAAAATGGAAGCCAATGAGCAGATAAGGAAATACAAGGAGGAGCAAAAGTTGATGGTGAATCTATTGAACCTTGCATACCAAGAAAGAGATGAAGCAAGGGACCAATTACAAAAGCTACTCAACAAATTCATGCCTTGTCCTCCCCCCCAACCTGAAACTCCTCTCATGGTTGCTGCAAAAACTAACTCAAGCATCACTGAGTCAAATAGTTTATCACATGGTTCACCCCCAGTGGACTCTTTCTTTGATGCAGTCACTTCACCAGATTTTCCCACCATTAAAATGCCTGCTGATTCAACTGGAATGGGGCTTTTGAATAATCAGCCCTTTGTTCAAAATGGGTGTGGTTTTGTCCCTTCCATGGTGAGTCCCAAACCTGATGGTGAAACAGCTGTGATTGACAAGCTTGCAAAGGGCAAGACTTTGCCTGAAAAGGGCAAACTTTTACAAGCTGTAATGGAAGCTCGCCCTCTCTTACAAACACTGCTCCTTGCTGGTCCCCTTCCTCAATGGAGGAACCCTCCTCCTTCAAACACTTTCAAAATCCCTCCTGTTTCCCTCAATGTCTGTGATTCTAAACCTGTGGTCGCCCCAAAACGAGTGAACTCGTCACAGTACCTTGAAATGAGTCGTGGGACTCGGCAAATGTGTTCAACAGCCATGTTGAGTTTTGCAAGTTCTGGTGCTGGTGCTGGCGTTAACAATCAAATCACAGTAACAAAGCGGCAAAGGTTCCAATGA
- the LOC105788888 gene encoding uncharacterized protein LOC105788888 isoform X2 — protein MEANEQIRKYKEEQKLMVNLLNLAYQERDEARDQLQKLLNKFMPCPPPQPETPLMVAAKTNSSITESNSLSHGSPPVDSFFDAVTSPDFPTIKMPADSTGMGLLNNQPFVQNGCGFVPSMVSPKPDGETAVIDKLAKGKTLPEKGKLLQAVMEARPLLQTLLLAGPLPQWRNPPPSNTFKIPPVSLNVCDSKPVVAPKRVNSSQYLEMSRGTRQMCSTAMLSFASSGAGAGVNNQITVTKRQRFQ, from the coding sequence ATGGAAGCCAATGAGCAGATAAGGAAATACAAGGAGGAGCAAAAGTTGATGGTGAATCTATTGAACCTTGCATACCAAGAAAGAGATGAAGCAAGGGACCAATTACAAAAGCTACTCAACAAATTCATGCCTTGTCCTCCCCCCCAACCTGAAACTCCTCTCATGGTTGCTGCAAAAACTAACTCAAGCATCACTGAGTCAAATAGTTTATCACATGGTTCACCCCCAGTGGACTCTTTCTTTGATGCAGTCACTTCACCAGATTTTCCCACCATTAAAATGCCTGCTGATTCAACTGGAATGGGGCTTTTGAATAATCAGCCCTTTGTTCAAAATGGGTGTGGTTTTGTCCCTTCCATGGTGAGTCCCAAACCTGATGGTGAAACAGCTGTGATTGACAAGCTTGCAAAGGGCAAGACTTTGCCTGAAAAGGGCAAACTTTTACAAGCTGTAATGGAAGCTCGCCCTCTCTTACAAACACTGCTCCTTGCTGGTCCCCTTCCTCAATGGAGGAACCCTCCTCCTTCAAACACTTTCAAAATCCCTCCTGTTTCCCTCAATGTCTGTGATTCTAAACCTGTGGTCGCCCCAAAACGAGTGAACTCGTCACAGTACCTTGAAATGAGTCGTGGGACTCGGCAAATGTGTTCAACAGCCATGTTGAGTTTTGCAAGTTCTGGTGCTGGTGCTGGCGTTAACAATCAAATCACAGTAACAAAGCGGCAAAGGTTCCAATGA
- the LOC105788889 gene encoding 60S ribosomal protein L23A, with translation MAPKVEKKADAKAQALKAAKAVKSGATFKKKAKKIRTKVTFHRPRTLKKDRNPKYPRISAPPRNKLDHYQILKFPLTTESAMKKIEDNNTLVFIVDIRADKKKIKDAVKKMYDIQAKKVNTLIRPDGTKKAYVRLTPDYDALDVANKIGII, from the exons ATGGCTCCCAAGG TTGAGAAGAAGGCAGATGCAAAAGCACAGGCCTTGAAGGCTGCGAAAGCAGTGAAATCTGGAGCCACTTTTAAGAAGAAGGCCAAGAAGATCCGAACAAAGGTTACGTTTCACAGGCCAAGGACCTTGAAGAAAGATAGGAACCCGAAGTATCCACGCATTAGTGCCCCACCGAGGAACAAGCTTGACCATTACCAGATTCTCAAGTTTCCCCTCACAACTGAGTCAGCCATGAAGAAGATCGAGGACAATAACACTTTAGTATTTATTGTTGACATCCGTGCAGACAAGAAGAAGATCAAAGATGCTGTGAAGAAGATGTATGATATTCAGGCCAAGAAAGTGAACACCTTGATCAG GCCCGATGGCACAAAGAAGGCATATGTTAGGTTGACGCCGGATTACGATGCCTTGGATGTTGCAAACAAAATCGGAATTATCTAA